A genomic window from Gossypium hirsutum isolate 1008001.06 chromosome D10, Gossypium_hirsutum_v2.1, whole genome shotgun sequence includes:
- the LOC107914223 gene encoding pentatricopeptide repeat-containing protein At4g35850, mitochondrial encodes MITNKGEKKKKETEKKHKGFLEAKQSEENPSLLFTLFSPMKFLFRFISGPNRTLLRSLGRRQFSDLTGTKAKRNYADNVSEYNTVLASLNAKRRHFLLRDVFDDMMLDGVQPTRDTFEALIMGTMRGSRLQDALFFRDEMKAMGLVPEVSLYNFLISTCGKCKNANLAIQILEEMKRYNVKPNGQTYVCLINACAAAGRLDQVLAIVRDMTAAGGELNKFCYAGLIIAHMNKTPRSDDVAAKIIELAEQSKGWSSVEESGNNGNTMLGISEEELYNLPTAEFVHRRFFIYRQFTVYHVAFHACADLKNVEATETLLEMLKKDGKVPDTFITMQIMRCYLHAGNIDHAVQIFEDYMNGGKPPAMELYATLIEGAMVGYTPRGMELAQETLVNMTKRNFFLNSKFGSDLLLIAAGEKTGGYTNANYIWDLMQARKIVPSLPAVEAYYSGLKGREIPEDDPRLQLVTRTLNNLRARFGPSLGRP; translated from the exons ATGATAACaaataaaggggaaaaaaaaaaaaaagaaactgaaaaaaaGCACAAAGGGTTTTTGGAAGCAAAGCAGAGCGAAGAAAACCCTTCACTGTTATTCACTCTGTTTTCGCCAATGAAGTTCCTCTTTCGATTCATTTCCG GTCCCAACAGGACTCTGCTTCGTTCACTGGGTCGCCGCCAGTTTTCGGATTTAACTGGAACAAAAGCCAAACGAAACTATGCTGACAATGTCTCTGAGTACAACACTGTCCTCGCTTCTCTCAATGCCAAACGAAG ACATTTTTTGTTGAGGGATGTTTTTGATGATATGATGCTGGATGGGGTGCAGCCAACTAGAGAtacttttgaagctttgattaTGGGAACCATGAGAGGGTCACGCCTGCAAGATGCTCTCTTTTTCAGAGATGAAATGAAGGCCATGGGATTAGTCCCTGAG GTCTCTTTGTACAACTTTTTGATCTCAACCTGTGGGAAATGCAAGAATGCTAACCTCGCAATTCAG ATTCTGGAAGAAATGAAGAGATACAATGTGAAGCCAAATGGACAAACTTATGTTTGTCTTATTAATGCATGTGCAGCAGCTGGACGACTAGATCAAGT GTTAGCAATAGTCCGTGATATGACTGCTGCTGGCGGTGAATTGAACAAGTTCTGCTATGCCGGACTTATTATTGCACATATGAACAAGACACCTCGATCAGATGATGTAGCAGCCAAA ATTATTGAGTTAGCTGAGCAGTCAAAAGGTTGGTCATCTGTTGAAGAAAGTGGAAATAATGGAAATACAATGCTTGGTATTTCTGAGGAAGAGTTGTACAACTTACCTACTGCTGAATTTGTTCATAGGCGCTTTTTCATATACAGGCAGTTTACCGTATACCATGTTGCATTTCACGCTTGTGCAGACCTTAAGAATGTAGAG GCAACCGAAACTTTACTGGAGATGCTCAAGAAGGATGGAAAAGTTCCTGACACCTTTATTACCATGCAAATTATGAG ATGCTATCTGCATGCTGGAAACATTGACCATGCTGTTCAAATTTTTGAGGACTACATGAATGGAGGAAAGCCTCCGGCTATGGAACTTTATGCA ACACTCATTGAAGGAGCCATGGTCGGATATACTCCGAGAGGAATGGAACTTGCTCAAGAAACACTG GTCAATATGACTAAAAGAAACTTCTTCTTGAACTCTAAATTCGGAAGTGATCTCCTTCTTATAGCCGCGGGCGAGAAG ACCGGTGGATATACGAATGCAAACTATATATGGGACCTGATGCAGGCTCGAAAAATTGTTCCATCTCTTCCTGCAGTAGAAGCTTACTACAGTGGCCTAAAA GGACGCGAAATACCAGAAGATGACCCAAGACTGCAATTAGTTACTCGAACCTTAAACAACCTGCGTGCCAGATTCGGACCCTCACTTGGGCGACCATGA
- the LOC107914224 gene encoding surfeit locus protein 2 → MEEASEEKKGGGGGNKEGTDLLGPPTFSELPNGRLKCVETGHEMVVKDKDSYAHSKRCRLGLIDFALSHSKPPLNMFKQDPLSRSKLICKLTGDTVNKSEEHIWKHINGKRFLNKLEQKEMEKELNDETMCEEGEKKPKKVKNKKKKKKEKEKAVEEIISEVRDSAENESESEELEFWIPPVGDRWDFDDGGDRWGSGSESDESDDENEPEAVVEERKKESKELSTRAKRMTIEIGPSSFASRKKKSRKNTSS, encoded by the exons gcgGCGGCGGAAACAAAGAAGGGACCGATTTGCTGGGACCTCCAACCTTCTCGGAACTCCCAAACGGCAGGCTCAAGTGCGTTGAAACAGGCCACGAGATGGTCGTCAAAGACAAGGATTCCTATGCTCACAGTAAACGTTGTCGTTTAGGCCTTATCGACTTTGCTTTGTCTCACTCTAAGCCCCCTCTCAACATGTTCAAACAAGACCCTCTTTCCCG TTCGAAGTTGATTTGTAAACTAACTGGTGATACCGTCAATAAGTCTGAGGAACATATTTGGAAGCATATCAATGGGAAACGGTTTCTCAATAAATTAG AGCAAAAGGAAATGGAGAAGGAGTTGAATGATGAAACCATGTGCGAGGAAGGTGAGAAGAAGCcaaagaaagtaaaaaataagaagaagaagaagaaggaaaaggaaaaggcaGTTGAAGAAATTATCTCCGAAGTTAGAGATTCAGCTGAAAATGAAAGTGAGTCTGAAGAACTTGAGTTCTGGATTCCCCCGGTTGGAGACCGTTGGGACTTTGATGACGGAGGGGATCGATGGGgttctggttcagagtcagatgaAAGTGATGATGAAAACGAACCAG AGGCTGTGGTTGAAGAACGCAAAAAGGAGTCCAAAGAGCTTTCTACAAG AGCAAAGAGAATGACAATAGAAATCGGACCGAGCAGCTTTGCATCAAGGAAGAAGAAGAGTCGGAAAAACACAAGCAGCTAA